Genomic window (Mytilus edulis unplaced genomic scaffold, xbMytEdul2.2 SCAFFOLD_399, whole genome shotgun sequence):
AGCATctgcaaaataagatctacaaatggaCCATCATGGATGAAATATTTAGTCTACTGATATTGGAGCTTTTTCCCTTTAAAGATTTAGCTCATGACATCTTCCCTTTAAAAGTGCACCAGTGTCCGTCAAATATCTAAATAGGCCTGTAAtcaagcttttctcatcactttgcatctgtcatatacttataaataaacttttatcaaaatctttTCCTCTAAAACTTCTGAGACAAAATTAAGCTGACGTGGTTacaatcatcattaaggtatctTGGAAAAAAATGTGTTAGATGATCCCGCCTGCCAATCAAGAtgacagacatggctaaaaaaaggacataggagtaaaatgcaactttttgtaaacagttctgaaactaaagcacttagagcaaatctgacatgggatagaAATGGTCATCAGATTAAGATCAATTAGTCCTGAAAACTTAAGACTaatcagacaactggttgttggataACTgtccctgaatttgtaattttaaggaaattgagcagttttttggttattatctaatGTATTATTATAGACAAAGATAATGTATATAAGATCTAAAAAGAAGTTGATATGACAAAAAtattcaattgaccccttaaattGATATTGCCTTTAAAGtgaatttttaaacaattttttcgtaaatttctCCAGTTAATCTACGGGGCCAATTAGAATAAAACTAAGCCACAATGCTTatactatttattatgatttaaaccttattttaaatgattttcaaaacCACAGAAGATTCATTTAAGCGACACAGGCTCATGAGAGCTAGCCTCtagttttaacaaaaattgctATTGTTGAAGATGCAGGTGAGCAAGCCCAGCTTGCTAGAGACTCTAGTTTCCCTGCTTCATacttatgtgtttgaatttaAGATAAGAAATCAACTAAATATTTAATCTCCATGTACAACAGAGGTACCACAAGCACCTGAAAATTTGAAGGTGAAGACGAGGACCAATGACAAGTTGACTTTGGAATGGACAAGGCCAAAGGCAATTGGCGATTCAAAGGTTACTGGGTACAATATTTCCCTGAAAATGGTTGATTCTGATGACTGGAAAAAGATTGGACGAGGCAGATCATTTGTCACCTCCTATACCATTAAGAATCTGAAGCTGGACAAACATTATGTATGTAGTGTCAGTGCTGAAAACAAAGTTGGTAAAGGACCAGCAGCCGAGGTAGAGTCTCCTGTTGTTCAACATCAAAAGCCAGGTAAATTGAAGTTCTGTCTGAGTTCATTCAAAATTAAAGGCTGAATTGGATTTTTTTAGTTCCTGAGTGGTTAAGTTAAATTTGAATTATCTGTAACTTTTAAAAGACATGATCAGAAAAGTGCAATTAATGTAAACACCAAATTAATCCAGTGTTCTTATCATTTTCTTACACTATGTTGATACCAGCTGTTATTACTCACatgacttgataaaaaaaaaatctccattgaaaatatgggaaaaaaatattatattatgttcTAACTTTCTCATTCAAAGTTTAGGAATTTGTtttcagctcacctggctcaaagggccaagtgagcttttctcattacttggcgtTCGTCATTGTCGGCGTAACTTTTCACATTTTGAAcatcttctagagaaccactgaatgaaatggaaccaaacatagcatgaatgatccttatgaggtgttgaccaagtgttgttagtttgtagctgatccattatccaagatggctgccagcagaGGACTTAGTTAAACTTagtaccctatgggaaatacttacaaatgtcttcttttagagaaccactaaatggaatgaaaccaaacatagcatgaatgttccttatgaggtgttgaccaagtgttaacactcaggcctctacaataacttttttttcaacttgtcctgtaggacaagcacatacca
Coding sequences:
- the LOC139507559 gene encoding uncharacterized protein is translated as MVDSDDWKKIGRGRSFVTSYTIKNLKLDKHYVCSVSAENKVGKGPAAEVESPVVQHQKPVKAIEKAKTSKQSIKDKKENEALYSDVVKKNLTSRPITGKK